Proteins encoded together in one Mobula birostris isolate sMobBir1 chromosome 21, sMobBir1.hap1, whole genome shotgun sequence window:
- the bccip gene encoding protein BCCIP homolog, whose translation MASVAKRRALREAAGSESESESGQGSDESGEDSEEELHEEVQVDFEAHTISDLDCDGIKRLLQQLFLKASVNITELADLIIQQNHIGSVIRQAEISDESSEEDDEDGVFGFITVLNLTERKGTESIEQIKDLVLSQCKTHYPTASEQLEKILNDNSKAVSFLISERFVNVPPQIALPLHKQLQVELLDAQRTNKPCGKCHYYLVISKACVEAGKKKSHQRGKQKEDLLFANAEDEFFYEQSIMKFSYSVEEESDSCLSGRWALDDVPMKPLRIVMLIPANCLNAVMDKFKEYLSV comes from the exons ATGGCGTCGGTGGCGAAGCGCCGCGCGTTGCGGGAGGCGGCGGGCagcgagtccgagtccgagtcggGCCAAGGCTCCGACGAAAGCGGCGAGGACTCGGAAGAAGAACTGCACGAG GAAGTGCAAGTAGATTTTGAAGCACACACCATATCTGACTTAGATTGCGATGGAATCAAGAGATTGTTACAGCAG TTATTTCTCAAGGCCAGTGTCAACATCACTGAGCTAGCTGATTTGATTATACAACAAAATCACATTGGAAGTGTTATTCGG CAAGCTGAAATCTCGGATGAAAGTAGTGAAGAAGATGATGAAGATGGTGTTTTTGGATTTATCACTGTTTTAAATCTGACTGAAAGGAAG GGaactgaatctatagaacagatAAAAGATTTGGTTCTGAGCCAGTGCAAGACCCATTATCCGACTGCATCTGAGCAGCTGGAAAAAATACTAAATGACAACAGCAAGGCTGTCAGCTTTCTCATCAGTGAGCGCTTCGTTAATGTGCCTCCTCAGATTGCACTACCCCTGCACAAACAGCTCCA AGTGGAATTGTTGGATGCACAGAGGACTAACAAACCTTGTGGCAAGTGCCATTATTACCTTGTGATCAGCAAGGCCTGTGTGGAAGCAGGAAAGAAAAAGTCACATCAAAGGGGCAAGCAGAAAGAAGATTTATTGTTTGCAAATGCAGAAGACGAGTTCTTTTATGAG CAATCCATTATGAAATTTAGCTACAGTGTGGAAGAGGAGAGTGACAGCTGTCTCTCTGGACGTTGGGCACTTGATgatgttcctatgaaacctctaCGTATAGTAATGCTAATTCCTGCTAACTGCTTAAATGCAGTTATGGacaaattcaaagaatatttATCTGTATAA